The genomic DNA ctctttgcaggttaattggagtcaggtgttctcattagcctggagcagcccctgctctggtcagtcagggaacagaaaactgctaatccGGTGGCCAGTGTATCTGCCTTCGATTACTttgttgtacccaactggcctgggtctatcacagcatCAATATCCTGGGGCAGCAGTTTGGTGTCTGGATTCCGCACAAAGCTGGCGTCTCGAAGCCCTTCCCCTCTTACCCCCGGCAGGGCCCCTGGGCCCACCTGTCCAACTCCAACTCGTGCTTTTGCTGTTCGGCACGGtccaccagcctctgctcctccagctccagctccggtctccacagctcctccagggagAAACCTGACTGGGCCCCTCCTGTGCTGGCTGGGGAGTCGGGTCTGATAGATTCCTGGCTGCTACAcgggctgcccccacagctgctCTCCGGGCACCCCGGGAGCCCCCAGGGATCTGGAGCCTGTTCCACAGACTGGTCATTCTCTACAAGCTGAGCCATCAGCCGCTCCACGctcagccctctctccctgccaggtCCCTCTTACAGAGCTGGTTATAGGCCATTTCCATGCTAGTTCCTTCAATTCCCTTGTTTTATCACTGGCAGCCACTCACTGCAAAGTGCCTGCACTCACAGCCCACCCTCTACAGGGTGCATCTgccaaccatcctctgctaccacGTTGTCACGGACTCAAAGGTCATGCCCACTCCTGGCCCCGTACggtcccagagggaataatgccaccctgttctctagcccggagcgactctcagccagcgtaacacaggaggggtTATTGAGTGCCTGAACACAGcgcaggaaactctcagggccctcaggcctggcctccctcagcacagcacatcccagtccccctgcatccaggtgggctccgTCTGCTCTTtctccagtcctgagcccccctgcttcccagctgggcatctgctATCACCTCCCCCAAAccctgcctctgtccattgtcttctctccaggtaaacagagtcccctgggcctcctctcctctcttctgtcctctgtccccctctggctggaaccagctggtcagatcaccagggtcctctctccgcagcccattgtctttccactggccagaaccggctgtgactcctgagctgggcctcctggtcaccagtcgctggggtgtccattctccaggccattggctggtcCCAAGTTTCCTCGTGGGTCCTCTGTAACTACAAACTCCCCCTCCcatcaccttgttaaaccagtaacacccagggaaactgcaTCCCACCTcctgtgcatgcaaaccattgaaaaAAACAAGAGCCCCCCCACTGCATCACAGGGGGGCAGAGCCCTTCACAGCCCGGTTGCTGGTGGGGTTTGGGGACTTGGATCCCCCACAGTCTGGTCCCCATGGGGGAATTGAAGAGGGAGCAGATCCCCTCAAAGCTCGGTCCCTGGCAAGGTTTGGGAGGTTGGATTCCCCACAGTCTGGTCCCCATGGGGGAATTGAAGAGGGAGCAGATCTCCTCAAAGCTCGGTCCCTGGCAAGGTTTGGGAGGTTGGATTCCCCACAGTCCCGTCCCCAACAGGGGGTTGACGGGGGGGCAGATCTCCTCACACTCTGGTCCCCatcagggggctgagggggggcagATCCCCTCACAGCCTGGCCCCTGGTGAGGTTTGGGGGGTTGGATCCCCCACAGTCCGGTCCCTCGCTGGGGTCTGAGGTTCGTTTTCCCTCCTTGCCCGGCCTCTCTGCCCCAGTAACCCCCGCGCCTCCTCGGCAGGCGGTAATGATGAGTCGGATTTCCCGGAGCTGCAGACGGCGCGGGAGTTCTccgaggacgaggaggaggagacaTCCCTGGACTGGGGGACCCCGAGGGAGCTGACCTTCTCCTACATCACCTTTGCGGGTGGCCCTGACACCATCCCTCCCAGCGAGCCTGGCCCCCGGGGGCGGCGGGACTCCCTGTCCCGCCGGGTGAggggccccctgccccgccccgagACCTGCGAGACCTTGGTGCCCATGCTGGGCGACAGCCTGGAGAACATCCCCAGCTTGTGCCAGTCGCCCGAGGGCGAGCAGGGGCTGCCGGCCAggcagtgccaggggctggaACCCTTCTCGGCCTGGGATGCCCCGCTGAGCTACGCGGATGAGCCCAGCtccctggggtgggaggagccACAAGTCATGCCAGGCGGGGGTTGGCCTGGCCTCCCCCCTTTCGGGGCAGCAGAGCAGCCGGGAGCCCTCACCGCACACTCAGGTGGGAACCATGAGAGAGGGGCTCTGTTGGGGGGAAATGAAGGGAGgtggctggggggatggaggaggggctcTGTTGGGGGGAAATGAAgggaggtggcaggggggatggaggaggggctctgttggggggaagggaagggaggtggcagaggggatggaggaggggctctgttggggaagagaagggaggtggcacgggggatggaggaggggctctgttggggggaagggaagggaggtggctggggggatggaggaggggctctgttggaggggaagggaagggaggtggctgggggatggaggaggggctctgttggggggaagggaagggaggtggctgggggatggaggaggggctctgttgggggcaagggaagggaggtggctggggggatggaggagggactctgttgggggggaagggaagggaggtggctgggggatggaggaggggctcTGTTGGGTGGAAGAGAAGGGAGGTggcagaggggatggaggaggggctctgttggggggaagggaagggaggtggctggggggatggaggaggggctctgttggggggaagggaagggaggtggcggggggatggaggagggctcTGTTGGGTGGAAGAGAAGGGAGGTggcagaggggatggaggaggggctctgttgggggggaagggaagggaggtggctggggggatggaggaggggctctgttggggggaagggaagggaggtggctggggggatggaggtggggctctgttggggggaagggaagggaggtggcTGGGGGGATGAAGGAGGGGCTCTgttggggaagagaagggaggtggcaggggggatggaggaggggctctgttggggggctggggcagactgcattgCTGGAGGGGGACTGCAGCTGGGCTCGTGGGGTGTTGGGCTGTCGATGACCCCGGCGATGACCCCTCCACTCCCCTGTCTGTGGCAGAGGATGCTCCGGAAATGGCGCCAGGGGACTGCCCGCGACCCAAGGTCCTAATGCCGTGTCCTGCAGGGGGCACCCCCGGGCTCGCTTACGCCGAGATCAGCCAGCACCCACCCCAGCCctcagctgcccccagcccaagggaggaggagctggagccaCAGGAGGAGGGGCCGCAGGCAGATACGGAACCAATCACAGAACAGCAGCTGGATGGGCTGGACCAATCCGGGAACACTCTGGGAGTATACATCATAGGTGAGCAGCCAATGAAGACACAGAAGCTGGGAGCGAGGTGCGGGGCAAGGGACAGGTGAATaacagggctgtggctgggcactgccctggggaagctcacagcactggagcccctctgctctggggaagctcacagcactggagtcccaggcagggcactgctctggggaagctcacagcactggagtcccaggcagggcactgctctggggaagctcacagcactggagtcccaggcagggcactgctctggggaagctcacagcactggagtCCCAGGCAGGACACTGctctggggaagctcacagcactggagtCCCAGGCAGGACACTGctctggggaagctcacagcactggagtCCCAGGCGGGGCACTGctctggggaagctcacagcactggagtCCCAGGCGGGGCACTGccctggggaagctcacagcactggagCCCCAGGCGTGGCACTGCTCTGGGGAAGCTTACAGCACTGGAGCCCCAGGCAGGGCACTGCTCTGGGGAAGCTCGCCGCACTGGTGTTCTGTGGGGCACTGCCCTGGGGAAGCTCTCAATGCCCAGAGTCCCCAGCTGGGTGCTGGCAGGgctgcctcagccccctgccccaagaGCTCCTCCCAGCTTCTGAGCTGGTGCCGGAGCAGGATCCCAGGACAGGTGAGTCAGCAGGTAAACATAGCCCCAGTGCTGACAGCAGCACGTCCCGGAGCAGCGGCGGAGGGACTGTGGCTGGCACATGCCTCCCAGAGAATGTTACAGCTGGAACTGGGACGCTCCAGCCTcctgcagggccaggctgggctgagGCTCAGGGGCTGGTTTTACAGGGATCCTTCCCCAGTGCtgtaatgcagccacctctggggtggggcacgggaaGTGGTTATATGGGGATCCCTCACCCAGTGCtgtaatgcagccacctctgggctggggcgcgAGGGCTAGTTATACAGGGATCCCTAACCCAGTGCTGTAATGCAGCCACCtcgggtggggtgcagggggtgctacACAGCCATGCAGCACTGAGGAACGGGGTGTATCCGAGTGCCCCCACAGGGGAAGGGGGTTCTAGTTAGCAGAATCCATCACAGCTGGAGTCAGCCCAGCATTCTGGGGTTCACACTGGTCTGTAATAACCGCCAGGGCTGGGgacacagcgccccctagagccacactggggtcagcactgactgccaggggagagcagggaCACTAAGTCCCCtgtcccgctccctgcagcacagcgccccctagtgccacactggggcattggggtcagcactgacttgGGTGGGGGAGCACCTCTagtgagcccccacccccacagtgcaTCTCCCTGGCTTTGCCTGGAGGGATCTGAAAacctgaggggtgggggtgggggaggaagatgaGCAAGGCTCCCATTGCTTCTTCCCCACTGGCCCGTCCTGATGCCCCCATGGCCCTGGCGGCAGAGACTGGGGATTATCCATTGACAGGGTCCCTGAGCCCTGCCAATCACTGTGGTTCTGGGTAccctggcccagggccctggggccTGGTTGGCAGGTTCCATGGGTGGCACTGGGGGTCGGGGCTGAGACACACAGCTGCAGGCTGCCTGTGGGGTCAAACTAGGGACCCCATACTACAGGGAACAAGGTCTCACTgtcaggagtggggggctgggagccaggactcctgggtcctatcctcAGACGTGCCCCAAATTGCTGTTCACCTTGAGCGAGTCCCTTCcccgctcagtgcctcagtttcccctctgtgcaATGGGGAGAGTGACACTAACTTGCTCGGTTACTGTGGTCAGGGAGAACGAGCGGGGAGCGGTGCTGGGATGTAGGGTGCAGGGCTCAGCTCCCCatttcagggtgtgtgtgtgtgtcaagttCAGTACCAAAAATTCAGGCGGCTAGAGTCAgtggtcacttctgaaaatgttgaccAGAGTCACAGTGTCTGggccaaagctgggaatagaacccaggagtcctggctcccggctctccccccccccgctctgaccactgcaccccattcccctcccagaggcaggggcagaacccaggagtcctggctcctagtcctGTGCTTTAGGCATTGGATCGTCCTCCCCCCCCTGGCTATTAcctgccccccaccactgcccgtcGGCACCGTCCCTCCCATCCCCGGTGCGGCCGAGCACCCCTGCAGGacaggaagggggatgggtgaTGGGAGACAGCAGCTGGCATTCGTTGGCTATAAATagcccccgggctccccccccttgcacagcccccagcccccacccggaGACGGTGTGCCGTGGCGACGGGACCCTCGCACCGCGCTGCAGGCAAAGGGCTCGCGATGGGCAACGCAGGTTAGAGATGCCCCATCGCGGCGGGGGGATCTCAGGGCTGAGGATGGTCGGGGGCATTGGGGGGCTGCGCTCAGACAGGGATTGGGGCTGAGTCATTCTTGGGGGCCGGGGAGTGGCTGGGGGGACATtgcggccagggctgggctgtgagAGCGGGGTGGacggaggctcgggggggggaggggctgggatcagagctgggggtcgTAGTGATTGCTGGGGGGGGGCCCAAACCTCAGGGCGGtgaccgcccccccaccccagtctgtgCCTGTGAGCGAcgtggccccagcctggcacttgGGCCTGTCAGTtaccaggtgggggagggggagcagcaccATCCCGACAGCTGCAGGCCGGCAGCTAAACTTAGCCACAAGCCGCCCACAAAGGggtgacccccccaaccccctgggaagcaaggccccccccactaCCATttaaaggggcagggctgggggtggcacTTAGCCagatggggaatgggggtggggagcagggtgtcCCCAGCTCCTGGGCAGCTCGTGTTACAGAGAGTGGCCTctgccaggggaggaggggaaggaacaaGGGCACTGGGAACAGGCATGGAGTGGGCAGTGATGGGGGACAGTATGTGGCGCGCCCAGAGGGGTGGAAGCTGCCACATGCAGCCTTTCAGGGAGGGAGGCGTTAGCACGGCACAAGCAGGGCCAGCGGCTGGGGCACTCTCATGTCTTGGACATTGCGTGGGGTGCGGCTGAGCATGAGGAGacactgcgggggcgggggggggtgttgggcacTAGCTGTGCAGGGGCGCTGAGATGGCCCTTCTGGGGTTTGGCACTGGGGAGTGCTGAGATGCGGGCATTGCAGGGGGCTCTGGCACTGCAGGGGGCACTGAGGTGTGGGCCCTGCAGAGGGTGCTGAGATGTGGGCCTTGCTTAGGGAACTGGCACTGGAGAGGGCTCTGGCACTGCTGGGGGTGCTGAGATGAGGGCACTGCAGGGGTGCTGAGACATAGGCATTGCAGGGGAACTGAGGTGTGGGCACTGCAGGGGTACTGGCACTGCAGGGGGTGCTGAGATGTGGGCACTggctgtgcaggaggtgctgagaTGTGGGCACTGCAGAGGTCACTGGCCTGCAAGGGGTGCTGATATGCGGGCACTGCTGAGGTTCTCTGGTGTGGGCACTGCAGAGGGAACTGGCTCTGCAGGAGGCACTGAGATGGGGGCACTGCAGGGGCACTGGCTCtgttggagtgggggtgggggagtctccCGTATCTGGCCCCAGTGGGTCCTGGTTTCAGAGCAGGTGTGGGTTAGAGGGTTTTCCTTTCGCCCTCTTCTCTGGtccttgtcacgcagacagcaggcagcaaaagaccagaagtgcGAAGCGCAGACAATGGGATGTtcattggggttagtttccaagaaAGCacattccgaagcccttcacaccagtccaGCTTCTCTCTATATGCAGATAGAGCCTTTACCCCATGTCCCCCTTGCCGGCTCCGACGCcacagagcgtttaccccacgtCTCCCTTGCCGGCTCTGACatcgcagagcgtttaccccgcgtccccctgcccggctccgacgccacagagcgtttaccccgcgtccccctgcccggctccgacgtcgcagagcctttaccccacatccccttcccagcttcaacaccgcagagcgtttaccccgcgtcccccttcccggctccgatgccgcagagcgtttaccccgcgtcccccttcccggctccgatgccgcagagcctttaccccgcATCCCCCTTTCCGGCTCCGACGCCACAGAGCGTTTACCTGTGTCCCCCTTCCCGgttctgacaccgcagagcgtttacctgTGTCCCCCTTCCCGgttctgacaccgcagagcgtttacctgTGTCCCCCTTCCCGgttctgacaccgcagagcgtttaccccatgTCCTCCTTGCTGGCTCCgccgccgcagagcgtttaccccgcatCCCTCGTGCCAGCTCCGAAgctgcagagcatttaccccgcGTCCTCCTTGCCGTCTCCaatgccgcagagcgtttaccctgcgtccccctgcccggcttCGATGccacagagcgtttaccccgcgtccccctgcccggctccaatGTCGCAGAGCCTTTACCCCACATCCCCTTCCCAGCTTCGCCCAGCTCCGACgtcgcagagcgtttaccccacgtcccccttgccagctctgacaccacagagcatttaccccgcatccccctgcccggctccgacgtcgcagagcctttaccccacatccccttcccagcttcaacaccgcagagcgtttaccccgcgtccccttTCCTGGCTCCGAcaccgcagagcatttaccccacGTCTCCCTTGCCGGCTCTGACatcgcagagcgtttaccccgcgtccccctgcccggctccaatGTCGCAGAGCCTTTACCCCACATCCCCTTCCCAGCTTCGCCCGGCTCCGACgtcgcagagcgtttaccccgcatCCCCCttgccagctctgacaccacagagcatttaccccgcgtccccctgcccggctctgacgtcgcagagcctttaccccacatccccttcccagcttcaacaccgcagagcgtttaccccgcgtcccccttcccagctccgatgccgcagagcctttaccccgcATCCCCCTTTCTGGCTccgacaccgcagagcgtttaccccgcatCCCCCTTTCCGGCTCCGACGCCACAGAGCATTTACCTGTGTCCCCCTTCCCGgttctgacaccgcagagcgtttaccccgcatCCCTCGTGCCAGCTCCGAAgctgcagagcatttaccccgcGTCCTCCTTGCCGTCTCCaacgccgcagagcgtttaccccacgtcccccttcccggctccgacgccgcagagcgtttaccccgcgtccccctttCCGGCTccgacaccgcagagcgtttacctgTGTCCCCCTTCCCGgttctgacaccgcagagcgtttaccccatgTCCTCCTTGCTGGCTCCgccgccgcagagcgtttaccccgcatCCCTCGTGCCAGCTCCGAAgctgcagagcatttaccccgcGTCCTCCTTGCCGTCTCCAAtgccgcagagcatttaccccgcatccccctgcccggctccgacgctgcagagcgtttaccccgcgtccccctgcccggctccgacgctgcagagcgtttaccccgcgtccccctgcccggctccgacgctgcagagcgtttaccccgcgtccccctgcccggctccgaagcagcagagccttgcctgtgtccctgttcccatcccccccatttagcaaacatgattccaatttcccttccacttcctgtttaacccgtttatatagtaatattctcagctataccttaacccaGGGGTAGGTAAACTGTGGCAcccgtgccgaaggcggcacccgagctgattttcagtggcactcacactgcccaggtcctggccactggtccggagggggaggggggggggctctgcattttaatttaattttaaatgaagcttcttaaacatttaaaaaaccttatttactttacatacaacaatactttagttctacattatagacttagagaaagagaccttcgaaaaaggttaaaatgtatgactggcacgcgaacccTTAAATCAGAGTGGATAAGTGacgactcggcacagcacttctgaaaggttgccgacctgccttaaccaatcattttactgaaattcaactgaccaatcctaacatattgtaacataattctctaaccaattatatcccactaccctaattaactcgCACCCAGCAAAATGAATTATACAGccgacagaaacaattagagaaccagactgattaacgatagaaaagtgggggccataaagatagaacgatagagaaatgagggtttcacaaccactgatacgtgatttcttgccagaccggaTGCTTTCAAACTACGTTTTCTTAACCATTTTAAGATCTTTTTCTTTATCTGGCGGTGATGggcgctatcaggacaggatctggtttgggatgtgaggatgtgaccctaaGCGTATggttgcccctgctgcttagccaaaggccttggCCTacgaacaaggcctcagactatcctagtgagagacgGCCCGGACACAGGCGGACTGTgcttttgattctttgttttatatCTCGATAACTAACTAAGTGCTAAAAATACACCGAAGTTCTATAGTCTAAGGGAGTCTCTCGTATCTGGCCCTGGTGGGTCCTGGTTTCAGAGCTGGTGTGGGATGCCTGGCCCAGTTTCAGACCCCCTGTGGGACGGGAGCCCAGAGCAGATGGCGCCTtgactccccctgcccccttattCCTTTTCCCCAAGTGTATCCTATAGCCCGGCCTGTGGGGAGGCCTGGAACGACCCAGTCAGGGCTGGCATGGCCCCAGGGTGCCCACAGGCCTTCGGGATCCCCTTCAGGGGTGGGCATTGGATCTGGGCTAAGCAGCAGCTGCCAGGGTCtgtcaccccctcccctccagtctGTGCCCGCAGCCCTCCCTCAGAGTGCCTGCCCCAGGGCTGTGCCCACCCTGGGCCCCATAGCAGAGCCCAGGACCCTATGGCGGCCTCGACCCATCCCCAGATCTCTGTGGCTGTGCCCAGTGGAGCTCCAGAGGCCTCAGGcccgctgcagagcccggccccaGGACACCCCCCAGGCACCGCCAGCGACCCAGACACAGCCTCCCCCCAGGGGCCTGCTGGGAGGGATGGTCTCGGGGTcccatcctccccccagcacctgctgccgGCACCGTGCCCCACAGACCAGGTGTGGCTGGGGGTCCCTCCTGGCCCGGCACTGCTGGGGAGAACCCCAGCAACC from Mauremys mutica isolate MM-2020 ecotype Southern chromosome 15, ASM2049712v1, whole genome shotgun sequence includes the following:
- the RTN2 gene encoding reticulon-2 isoform X1 — its product is MGQVLGFAHCKESPSTVSTTPDSTDGGNDESDFPELQTAREFSEDEEEETSLDWGTPRELTFSYITFAGGPDTIPPSEPGPRGRRDSLSRRVRGPLPRPETCETLVPMLGDSLENIPSLCQSPEGEQGLPARQCQGLEPFSAWDAPLSYADEPSSLGWEEPQVMPGGGWPGLPPFGAAEQPGALTAHSEDAPEMAPGDCPRPKVLMPCPAGGTPGLAYAEISQHPPQPSAAPSPREEELEPQEEGPQADTEPITEQQLDGLDQSGNTLGVYIIVADLVYWRDTRTSALVFTGVMVTLLSLLHFSIVSVGSYGALAVLGITITLRLGRKGLQALRRSDGANPFQAQLDADLPLSQEQLERLTTRLSQDILAAAHTLRRLFLVEDLVDSIKFAFLFYILTYVGAVFNGLTLLILGVISAFTFPLLYRQHQAQIDQYVGLVRNQLSNLRAKIQAKLPSAKAKPE